The bacterium genome includes a window with the following:
- a CDS encoding PAS domain S-box protein has translation MSAGAPKRDLTETETDSSRPDPEATPQGSHWVSRRARALADFLDSSKTALRRSGLPTRVQSPAQEDEPPELLDLLLEGPDAVVVLHRTNGEIEEANYRFAEWAGVSRESLHGKPFLDFFPEAEHKAARTLYEDAGAGGVHVVELPNAIEGTRSRLVEFTAAQSKSGQGMFAIVIGRDVGERAATERYLRAERDRLNLFIRAMRDSLILLSPTGDILYANPTAEQMFETYELPVICHRWLQEFSKEDKSDLQGLASAYEGRTLELEGSDGRIFLVTRSFLFEAGHKTMLMLMAKDITDQRLVERQNQVLAMQVVRDNKLAEFGTLSAGIAHNLNGPLMGVLGFCDLIELKYSDLPELEQIRQQANAMKAIVGNLLHKSRSERESTPQDLVIEDIVRMELLFLESNLFFKHQVK, from the coding sequence ATGAGTGCTGGTGCCCCAAAGCGCGATCTGACTGAGACTGAGACCGATTCCAGCCGGCCCGACCCCGAAGCCACTCCCCAAGGTAGCCACTGGGTCTCCCGGCGAGCCCGTGCTCTGGCCGATTTTTTAGACTCCTCCAAAACCGCTCTTCGCCGGAGCGGTCTTCCGACCCGCGTACAATCACCCGCCCAAGAAGACGAACCCCCGGAACTCCTCGATCTGCTGCTCGAAGGCCCGGACGCCGTCGTAGTATTGCACCGCACCAACGGTGAGATCGAGGAAGCCAATTATCGCTTTGCAGAGTGGGCGGGGGTGAGCCGGGAGTCACTGCACGGGAAGCCGTTCCTCGACTTTTTCCCGGAGGCCGAACACAAGGCGGCGCGCACGCTCTATGAGGACGCCGGGGCGGGTGGCGTACACGTGGTGGAATTGCCCAACGCTATCGAGGGGACGCGATCGCGGCTGGTGGAATTCACTGCGGCTCAGTCCAAGTCGGGTCAGGGAATGTTCGCTATCGTCATCGGGCGTGACGTAGGCGAGCGGGCCGCGACGGAACGCTACCTGCGCGCCGAGCGCGACCGGCTGAATCTGTTCATTCGGGCGATGCGGGACTCGCTCATCCTGCTCAGTCCGACGGGTGATATTTTGTACGCGAATCCCACCGCCGAACAGATGTTCGAGACCTATGAGCTGCCGGTCATCTGTCACCGCTGGCTGCAGGAGTTTTCCAAAGAGGACAAGTCCGACCTGCAGGGTCTGGCTTCGGCGTATGAAGGTCGGACACTGGAGCTGGAAGGCAGCGACGGTCGCATTTTTCTGGTAACGCGCAGCTTCCTTTTCGAGGCGGGACACAAGACGATGCTGATGCTGATGGCCAAGGACATCACCGATCAACGACTGGTGGAACGGCAGAATCAGGTCCTCGCCATGCAGGTTGTCCGCGACAACAAGCTCGCCGAATTCGGAACGCTTTCGGCGGGCATCGCCCACAATCTGAACGGGCCGCTCATGGGAGTTCTCGGTTTCTGCGATCTGATCGAACTGAAGTATTCCGATTTGCCCGAGCTCGAACAGATTCGCCAGCAGGCTAACGCCATGAAAGCGATCGTCGGCAATCTGCTGCACAAGTCACGCAGCGAACGGGAGAGCACACCGCAGGATCTGGTGATCGAGGACATCGTTCGGATGGAGTTACTCTTCCTCGAATCCAACCTCTTCTTCAAACATCAAGTGAAG